One window of Rhinoraja longicauda isolate Sanriku21f chromosome 9, sRhiLon1.1, whole genome shotgun sequence genomic DNA carries:
- the pet117 gene encoding protein PET117 homolog, mitochondrial: protein MSAASKVALGVSTILTAGTVAGVHLRQKLERERLREGVYRDLERQERKKENIRILEEQINLTKKLEADRLKQSTLVSNSSQQTGNQ from the exons ATGTCGGCGGCGTCCAAGGTGGCGCTCGGGGTTTCCACCATACTGACAGCGGGGACGGTGGCCGGGGTTCACCTCCGGCAGAAGctggagagggag AGACTGCGGGAAGGGGTTTACAGAGATCTTGAACGACAGGAGCGCAAAAAGGAGAATATTCGGATCCTGGAAGAACAGATTAACCTGACAAAGAAGCTGGAAGCAGATCGACTTAAACAAAGTACCTTGGTTTCTAACAGTTCTCAACAAACTggaaatcagtaa